The stretch of DNA tttactactaaTATAGAGGTATTTCttgttatataagttaaaaactAAGTTCCTACTCACGACCCATGTAACAAGCTACACCAAGTAAGAAGTGTTAAACAATTAACTCATAAGGAACACCATTGTATACTATTCATCAACAGATGCCGCTTCCCAGATCGGGTAAAAGTGCAAACCAATAGCTGCAGAGGTAGGAATAATGGCACCAGAAATAATATTGTTTCCGTAAAGTAGAGATTCAGAAACAGGTTCACGAATACCATCAATATCTACTGGAGGAGCAGTAATGAAGGCGATAATAAATACAAAAGTTGCGGTCAATAATGTAGGGATCATCAAAACACCAAACCATCCGATGTAAAGACGGTTTTCAGTGTTGGTTATCCAATTACAAAAGCGACCCCATAGGCTTTCACTTTTGCAACTCTCTAAAATTGCAGTCATAgtaaaattttggtttatttaatcATCATGGACTCCCAAGCGCACAAATTATCTAGAACTAGATAATTAAAGGCTAGTTATTCAACCGTATAACATGACTTATATACCCgcatattttagtatttttcatatatttgatgtattatattttttaaatttatttttatataaaaaatataaaaaattaatacaagtaaattaaatttaagttttaacatttttatgttATCGAATTTatgcaaaattttagacccaAGGGCCTAATTTTTTTCCATGAACCGGCCCGGCAGACAACTCTACTCCCACCTCTTTTTTGCCTATATTCTTTTGTTTCCCTCTTTTCCTTCTTCAATCTCATCGCGCGCAGCGCAAAAAATCTCcctctcttttctctttctctctctgtATATTTCGCTCAACGCGCGAGATTCAAGGTCAGTTCATCTACAACACCTTTTTTTAATCCTTTTCCTTTTAGGGTATTTATTTGCTTTCTTGTTTGGTTACTGAGAAAAAGAAAACACAggctaagaaaaaaaaatcaagaaaagatGCCGAACGGTGGAAGTTTTTGATCTTTTCCTTTACGGAGCTGATAATGTTAGCTTGGGTTACTTACTTTTTGTGTTCTGAGTTTGGGGTTTTCTTTTTTAATGTACGTATGTTTCGTGCTTggtgtgagttttttttttatttgttttaagttGTTTGaggtatttttttttgtttgatggaACTGAATGGAAATTTACCTCCAGGAATTTGATTTAGAATGTGCTACCTGGATGTTAAAGATTTGTTCTTTTAAGTGCtgaaaagatatttttttttgaagtCAAAGTAATATTTAGTGCAGGACAATGGTTGTGATTTAAGGAGCTATACGTTTGAGAATGCATATTCTGAAATGTGTATTGGGGGGctaaaacaaaattttactaGTTTGGGGAAggtgaaaattttgttttaaaagggcTTAAATTGAGTACTTTATAATTGAAAAGGACTGAAGTTAATATTGTACCACTTAGCTAGGAGCTGCCTTGGTCTCCCTCTAGCCCCTGAGTTTTatctgattaatttttattttagtttatattttttacattagGTGTTTTATACATAATGCTGAATTATTAGATTGTTTTTAAGTAAATTTTTGTTTCTACTGCCTGTTTTTGCTAGCTTATTCTGCTTTCGTTTTGGTCAAGAATTTGTCATGTCAAGCTAATAAAATAATGTTCAAAGGTATAAAATATAGCGTCGGGTTCATCACATTTGGTTTAGGGGCTAGCTTGGAGAAATAAATAGTTGTATTTATTAGTGTCTGGTAAACTTCGGTCATTAGCCTATAGGTAACCAAGTGGTAAAACTGACATTGGTCGGGTTTCTGATGAAGCAATatcttatagttttttttttatcttattcatTGTTAGTGGTCTATGTTTTCTGTAACCTTAGACTGTCCATAGTTAGTATTTTGTTTATTTGGTTGGTTAGTTGATGTTGGTCCCTGTAATATTTCCATCTTGCAGACTTTTGTTAGCTGAATTATATTGTGAACCGTCCGCTGCTGGCACGAAAGCAACATAAAACTTTCTTACAAATTTTGATTGGTAAGACTTGTTCTTTTTGTTgtcaatttatttgtttgctaaaattaaaaattcccaACTTATTGCGGTAATATCGGTGTTGGTATGTGGCATTTTTAGCCTTCTAATTGATATGATCGAGGTTGAACATACGGGCGGTTCTTCATCTCAagcaaacagtgaaaatgggaaCCATTCCCATTTTCACCCTGAAGAAAGTACATCAGAACTGGCCAATGAATTTCGTAGTGAATGTTTACTTACTGAAGCAAATGGTTCTGGATTTATGAACACAGAAACATCAGAAGAGACTGCTGAACATTCCCAACCACTTTGTAATGATTTGTCCAAGAATACTATTAGTGAAAGTTTACGGTTATTACCCGAAGA from Gossypium hirsutum isolate 1008001.06 chromosome D04, Gossypium_hirsutum_v2.1, whole genome shotgun sequence encodes:
- the LOC121215964 gene encoding photosystem II protein D1: MTAILESCKSESLWGRFCNWITNTENRLYIGWFGVLMIPTLLTATFVFIIAFITAPPVDIDGIREPVSESLLYGNNIISGAIIPTSAAIGLHFYPIWEAASVDE